The following are from one region of the Arachis duranensis cultivar V14167 chromosome 10, aradu.V14167.gnm2.J7QH, whole genome shotgun sequence genome:
- the LOC127743055 gene encoding serine/threonine-protein phosphatase 7 long form homolog — protein MLTCNHPVPPDRYNERVEDHLRITGFYHVSQIGIVQCQKALVNALIERWHPDTHTFHLPIGECAVTLEDVALILGLPIDGLPVTGMTMSSFEAMEAECLLQFGVAPRKEDYRSSCIKLTWLRNLKQNLELTDEINIQRYVRCHIILLIRTILFGDKSGAGVHWKFLPLLRDFVNIGQYSWGSACLAHLYRTLCRASRYNCKEIDGPLTLLLGWLGSDCHIYRRFLENSTVFH, from the coding sequence ATGTTGACATGTAACCATCCAGTTCCTCCGGATCGGTACAACGAAAGGGTGGAGGATCATTTGCGAATTACCGGGTTCTATCATGTGTCTCAGATTGGGATAGTGCAGTGTCAAAAAGCATTGGTAAATGCTCTAATTGAACGTTGGCACCCAGACACACATACGTTTCACCTTCCCATTGGTGAATGTGCTGTGACACTTGAAGATGTAGCTCTGATTCTTGGTCTTCCCATAGATGGTCTTCCAGTCACAGGGATGACAATGAGTAGCTTTGAAGCCATGGAGGCGGAGTGTTTGCttcagtttggtgttgcaccGCGAAAGGAGGACTATAGATCTAGCTGCATAAAACTGACGTGGCTGCGGAatctaaaacaaaatttagaattGACTGATGAAATAAATATACAGAGGTATGTGAGGTGCCACATTATATTGTTGATCAGAACAATCTTGTTTGGGGATAAGTCAGGGGCAGGTGTCCACTGGAAATTTCTACCCTTACTTCGTGACTTTGTCAATATTGGACAGTATAGTTGGGGCTCGGCATGCCTAGCACACCTTTACAGGACGTTATGCAGGGCATCTCGTTATAACTGTAAGGAAATAGATGGTccactaacacttctcctcgGTTGGCTTGGATCCGACTGCCATATCTATCGCCGCTTCCTAGAGAACTCCACAGTTTTCCACTAG